A genomic stretch from Capricornis sumatraensis isolate serow.1 chromosome 4, serow.2, whole genome shotgun sequence includes:
- the LOC138078298 gene encoding olfactory receptor 6C2-like, whose translation MRNHTSLPTFILLGLTDDPPMQVLIFIFLLVSYLLSVTGNLTIIILTLVVSRLKTPMYFFLKHFSFLETLFTTVCIPRFLYSLSPGDKTISYNACISQLFFIFLFAATEFFLLAIMSYDRYVAICKPLHYATIMNSRICGRLVICCWIAGGLVIFPPLCLGLNLEFCDYHVIDHFLCDASPVLKISCSDTWFIEQMVVALAVLTDIGTFLCVVLSYICIIKTIINFPSTQQKMKAFSTCSSHLIVISITYGSCIFIYVKPSAKDEVAINKGVLVLTTSVAPMLNPFIYSLRNKQVKEAFTDLIKRISLISKK comes from the coding sequence ATGAGAAACCATACATCATTACCTACATTCATACTCCTGGGACTGACAGATGACCCTCCAATGCAGGttctgatttttatatttctgcttGTGTCCTACTTATTGAGTGTCACTGGGAATCTGACCATCATTATACTCACTTTAGTAGTCTCTCGCCTTAAAACtcccatgtactttttcctcaaACACTTCTCCTTTTTAGAAACCTTATTCACCACAGTCTGTATTCCCAGATTCTTATACAGCTTATCACCTGGGGACAAAACTATTTCCTATAATGCCTGCATCAGTCAACtattttttatcttcctttttgcAGCAACAGAATTTTTTCTCCTGGCCATCATGtcctatgaccgctatgtggccatctgtaaaCCTTTACATTATGCAACCATCATGAACAGTAGAATCTGTGGAAGACTTGTTATTTGCTGTTGGATAGCAGGTGGGCTGGTTATATTTCCACCACTTTGCCTGGGCTTAAATCTGGAATTCTGTGACTATCATGTCATTGATCATTTTCTCTGTGATGCCTCTCCTGTGCTGAAGATCTCTTGTTCAGACACATGGTTCATAGAACAGATGGTTGTTGCCCTTGCTGTGCTGACTGATATTGGGACATTTCTGTGTGTAGTTCTGTCATATATATGCATCATCAAGACCATCATAAATTTCCCTTCCACCCAGCAAAAGATGAAGGCCTTTTCTACCTGCTCTTCTCACCTGATTGTGATTTCTATTACCTATGGCAGTTGTATCTTTATCTATGTCAAACCTTCAGCAAAAGATGAAGTGGCAATTAATAAGGGTGTGTTAGTGCTTACTACTTCAGTTGCCCCCATGTTAAACCCATTTATATATAGCCTGAGGAACAAGCAAGTGAAAGAAGCTTTTACTGACTTAATC